Proteins encoded within one genomic window of Candidatus Omnitrophota bacterium:
- a CDS encoding four helix bundle protein codes for MKIEKFEDIQAWQEARVLVGMVYEVIKSKESFYKDYRFRDQITSAAVSIMANISEGFSRRSNREFIQFLFIAKASAAEVQSHLYVALDQEYMTKEAFNKIYEQSDKVARLISNFITYLLQRNKHN; via the coding sequence ATGAAGATTGAAAAATTTGAAGACATACAGGCTTGGCAGGAAGCAAGAGTTTTAGTAGGAATGGTTTATGAGGTTATTAAATCTAAGGAATCGTTTTATAAAGATTACAGATTTAGAGATCAGATTACCTCCGCGGCGGTTTCGATAATGGCAAATATCAGCGAAGGTTTTTCAAGAAGATCCAACAGAGAATTTATACAGTTTTTATTTATAGCCAAGGCTTCAGCCGCGGAAGTGCAGAGTCATTTATATGTCGCGTTAGATCAAGAATACATGACTAAAGAGGCCTTTAACAAAATATACGAGCAAAGCGATAAAGTAGCGAGATTGATATCGAATTTTATAACATATTTACTACAACGCAACAAACACAATTAA